In Pyrodictium occultum, the genomic window CGGCGGCTCCTCTAGCCAGGGGCGGTAGTAGCGGCCAGGCTCTGGGACGAGCTTTGCTCCACACCGACGGCAGGTCCAGATGGGGATCTCGGTGCCATAGTACCTTGTGCGGGATATGGGCCAATCCATCTTCAGGCTGTCTATCCAGTCCAGTAGCTTCTGCCGGTGCTTCTCCGGCTTAAAGTGCATCTTCTTGACTATCTCGCGCAGCTTGTCCTGGAACTCGAGCTGCTTTAGGAAGTACTCGCGCACATGTACTATCTCGACGGGGGTTTTGCAGCGCCAGCATACGGGGACGCTGTGGCGTATCAGCTCCTTCTTCGCTATGAGGCCCCTCTTCTCCAGCTCCTCCACCATGCGGCGCCTGGCTTCGCGTACGGGCAGGCCTTTGAGGAACCCTGCCTTCTCGTTCATTGTGCCGTCCTGGTTTATTATCACCTTGGGCTCCAGCCCGAGGTCCTTTATCATCTGGACGTCTGTCCAGTCGCCATAGCTGCTCACCATCACAAGCCCGGTGCCGAAGTCGGGCTTGGCGGCTGGGTGCTCGAGTATAGGCACCTCGTACTCGTAGATAGGTACAATTGCGTGGAGCCCCTTTAGCCTCTTGTAGCGCTCATCCTCGGGGTTGTATACCACCGCCCGCGCTGCGCCTATCAGCTCGGGCCTCGTCGTGGCTATCAGTATCTCCTCCCCGGTCTCCTTTACCCTCCACTTTACGTAGTAGAGGTAGGAGTCCTCCTCGCGGTGCTCTATCTCAGCCTCGCTGAGCGAGGTGCGGCATCGGGGACACCAGTTGACCGGCCTCTCGTCCTCGTAGATGAGCCCCCTCCTCCAGAGCTCTATGAAGGTGGCTTGGGTGATTCTGCGGTACTCAGGGCTGTCGGTGCCGTTCCTTATGTAGGTGAAGCTGCAGCCCAGCCCTCTCCATATCCTCACGAGCTCTTCCTCAACCCTGTCAAGCTCTTGGCTGCAGAGCTCTAGGAACTTCTTACGACCCTCCTTGGTCTTGGCCATCTCGTGTGCTAGAATGTTATACTTCTTCTCGATTGTAACCTCTACCGGTAGTCCATTACGGTCGGCATACCAGGGCACGAACACGTTCCAGCCCTTCATACGGAAGTAGCGTGCAATCATGTCTATCTGAGCGTAGTGCGCCGCCCCGCCCACATGCCACTTGCCGCTAGGATAGGGCGGTGGGGTGTCGATTACCAGCACGGGTCCCTCACGGTCCGGGTCGAATTCGTAGAGACGCTCCTCGCTCCACTTCTCTAGGAGCTCCTTCTCCAGCTCCTTGCTCCATCGCTTCTCCTTTATCCTAGGTAGGAAGCTCTGCCCAGACGAAGGCTTGGCACCCACGCTGCCGCACCTCAAGGCGTCCTGGGTAAAAGAGGGCTCGCCGCTGCTGGAGGCTTTAGTAATAAACTCCCGCTGGCCTCTCTGCGTGCGTTACCGGGCCTGCCGGTCCCGCCTAGCACTGGGCTGGTGATAATACTGGGCTGGCTCTATTCCGGAGCGCTGTGCCCAGGCTCCCCGGTAATACAAATGTATTCCTAGTGCGTGCCGGAGGGGTAGGAAACTCCTCTAGCGGCCCCCAAAGTAAAGCCTATAAAAGAGTGGAAGAGCACTCTACTACCGGAGTAAGGGGAGTTAGTGGGGGTGTTTGTGCTTGGCGTGTGAGAAGGCTGTGAGGGTTCGTGACCCCACGACCGGCAAGGAGGCGGAGCTGGTGCCGATCAAGGTGTGGCAGCTAGCCCCCAGGGGGAGGAAGGGAGTAAAGATAGGCCTATTCAAGAGCCCCGAGACAGGCAAGTACTTCCGCGCCAAGGTCCCAGACGACTACCCGATATGCAGCTAGCACCAAGGCAGCGCTGGGGGTGGAGCCACTCCCGCGCTTTTTTCACTGCTGGGGTGCCTTCCCGGCTCCCCTCCTGGGTGGGCCCCAGCTGCGGGCCCCGCGAGGCCTGGGTATTAGAGTTTCTGTACCCTAATTGGGTACTCCCTGCTCCCCGGGCGCTGGAGGGGGGCAGGGTCTGGCTCTTGAGGTGCCGCGCCAGGGCTCCCGCGAAGGTCATACTCTTTGGCGAGCACTGGGTCGTCCATGGGGGTAGGGCGCTTGCCGCTGCGGTAGGGCTCTATTCCCGCGCGTACGCCGAGCCTGCTGATGATGGTGTGGTGGTGGAGTCCGTCAATCTCGGGGTCCGTGAAGACGTCTTGCACGGCTGCCAGGTCTTCTGTAGCCTTAGGAAGGCGTTCGAGTACATATCGAGCGCCAGGTCTAGCGGCAGGCTGTGGCCCGCCAGGCTCATCATAGACTCTGAGATACCGGTGGGCGCGGGGCTGGGGAGCAGTGCAGCGGTAGCGGTCTCTGCCTCAGCGGCTTACGCGTGCGTAGCCGGCCTCGAGGTGGCACCGGAGCTTGTCTCACGCGCGGCTTTTGAGAGCGAGAAGCTGGTCCATGGGAACCCTAGCGGGGTCGACAACACGGTATCCTCGTACGGCGGGTTCCTTCTCTATAGGCGTGGCGAGACGCCTATGCCGCTGGATTTCGGCGGACTTGGCGACGTGGTTGTAGTAGTCATAGACACCGGGGTGAAGCGCTCCACGGCGAGAGCTGTTAGATTATTCACGGAGAGGCTTCATAGGCTTGGGGGGCTGGGCCGAGAGCTGCTCGAGGTGGCTGAGGGGATTATTGATGAGGCTCTGCGCGCGCTTCGCCGTGGAGACGCGGCGGGCCTAGGCCTCCTCATGGATGTGGCGCACGGGCTCCTGAACGCCATGGGGGTCTCGCATGTTGAGCTGGAGAAGGCTGTGCAGGCCGCCAGGGCTAGCGGCGCTCTAGGCGCTAAGCTCACGGGAGCAGGCATGGGCGGATCAGCCATAGCTCTTGTGGAGAGGGAGAAGGCTCCAAGGGTTTCGGAGAAGCTGAGGGAGCTAGGCCTACGAGTCTACGAGGCCGCCCTCGGCGCTCGAGGGGTCAGCGTGGAGCATGGCTAGCCCAGGGCCCGGCGGAAGTATTGTAGTGCTACTACAGTGTTACTAGCCCGCCCGTTTCTAGCTTACAGTCAATGCTAAAGCGCCTCGCACTGGGGGGCAGACGTGCTAGGGACACTGGATGACAGGCTCGTCATCTACACCGGTATAATACTGACCGCCACGGGGGCGTCCCGCTGCATAGAGCTTGAGGCCTATGCGTCGCTTACCCTGCTTCCACGGGTGGCGAGCCTCGGAGTAGCGGTGGCGGTAGAGGTGCCCGTGGTAGCGCAGGCATGCGGCATGGGGATGGTAGGGGTGGTTGAGGACGTCGAGGCCAGGGTGTGGGGCCGCGGCCTATACTACTCCAGCCCCCTGCTCGGGGGCCTGCTCAGCCGCGTAGTAATGGATGCCTACGCGGGGGAGGGGAAGCTGCCGGTGGAGAGGCTCCGCAGCCCAGCCGCGGGGACGGAGACCCTGATATCATCCCTGGAGGGCAGCACGGCGGTGCTAGGCACTGCAGTGATGCCGTTATACGACCTATCCGGGCTCTGGGCAGTCGTGGTGAGACTGGAGAAGCCGCTGGAGAGGAGGCTGGCCGAGGCAGTCTACACGAATATAGGAGCACTAGAGAAGGCCGCCTACGACACCCTGGATAACCCAGTAGACATGATAGACTCTATCAGCGAGAGGCTGGCAAAGCTGACCGGCTCACGGAGGCTCCAGCGCCTCCGCGAAAGGCTGCTGAAGCAGGGTGCCATAGCCGTGGGATTGGATATACATGGTAGCCATTTGATAGTGGTGGCTGAGGACGCGGAGACCGCTTACACGATCTCAGCCCTCAACCGCGAGCTGGGAGACAGAGTTGAAGCCCCCATAGCCGTGCCCACGGCCTAGGGCCGGTTCTACATAGGGGCCAAGGCGCCCGCTCCACGTAAACTAATATTCAAGCAGCCTTAATCGTTCTTAAGGCCGGGGCCCGCTGATGCTGTTCAGGGTCACAGCCCGCTGCATAATCCTGCAAGACGGCCTCCTCCTGGTCCAGCTGAGCAAGAAAGGCGATTTCTACCGTCTACCAGGCGGGCGTGTACGGCCAGAGGAGACGGTGCTTCAAGGTCTTCAGCGGGAGCTCATGGAGGAGCTCGGTATACCGAAGATAGGTGACGCGCGCCTCGCATTCATAGTAGAGTCTTTCTACCGCCGCCGCAGCGGGATAGTGCACGAGCTGGGCTTCTACTTCCTCTGCAAGAGCCCCATAGGCCCTAATGTAAAGCCTAGGGAGGACCACCTAAAACTACGCTGGATAAAACCAGAAGAACTCAACGCCAAGAACTTCAAGCCCTCCGCGCTAGCCAGCTACCTCCGCAAGCTAGACGGGGCCAGGGAGCTCCAGCCCAGGTACATCATAAACGTGGATGTGGGCCAGGTATAGCCGAGCCCTCTCCACGCCCCGGCCACCACCCCTGTTATCACAATGGGCACAGAGTATGCGGGCCAGCCATGGCGCGGCGGACACTGCGCCCAGTATCTACACGCCTATGGCCTAGACCTGGAAAAACACGAGGTATTTATTTAGAGTTACTCACCATATGTATTGGGCTGCTGGTGGCCACAAGCTTGTCGATGGAAATGGTCAATTCCCTTTAG contains:
- a CDS encoding valine--tRNA ligase; protein product: MRCGSVGAKPSSGQSFLPRIKEKRWSKELEKELLEKWSEERLYEFDPDREGPVLVIDTPPPYPSGKWHVGGAAHYAQIDMIARYFRMKGWNVFVPWYADRNGLPVEVTIEKKYNILAHEMAKTKEGRKKFLELCSQELDRVEEELVRIWRGLGCSFTYIRNGTDSPEYRRITQATFIELWRRGLIYEDERPVNWCPRCRTSLSEAEIEHREEDSYLYYVKWRVKETGEEILIATTRPELIGAARAVVYNPEDERYKRLKGLHAIVPIYEYEVPILEHPAAKPDFGTGLVMVSSYGDWTDVQMIKDLGLEPKVIINQDGTMNEKAGFLKGLPVREARRRMVEELEKRGLIAKKELIRHSVPVCWRCKTPVEIVHVREYFLKQLEFQDKLREIVKKMHFKPEKHRQKLLDWIDSLKMDWPISRTRYYGTEIPIWTCRRCGAKLVPEPGRYYRPWLEEPPWERCPRCGAPRSELEGETRVFDTWFDSSISVLYASGYMRNLKLFERVFSRDEELPYTLRPQGVDIIRTWLYFSVLRVYQLLGKPAFRWVRVTGMGLDPKGRAMHKSLGNVIDPEPYIEAYGAEPFRFWAAAAARLGDDYRFSEQTLKTGKLFLTKLWNIARFVSSFPRPTDGYRLRPIDLVFLGALNNLIRRVDHYYGEELDVHQPVNELYNFTWNIFAAHYLELVKTRAYNREGEFSEEEQRGAWFTLHTILDALLRMLAPILPFITDALYRRLYGDSVHRQKFPEPNPEWDTAYAKMLDKVLQLNSALWTWKRSHGYKLSQKVEGYKLYLSKEMEPFAKDLEYMHRIETVVGEPPETAEKLTEGAYIAGLRGGTGAQRGGMTGAEQLNR
- a CDS encoding chromatin protein Cren7 — its product is MACEKAVRVRDPTTGKEAELVPIKVWQLAPRGRKGVKIGLFKSPETGKYFRAKVPDDYPICS
- the mvk gene encoding mevalonate kinase, producing the protein MRCRARAPAKVILFGEHWVVHGGRALAAAVGLYSRAYAEPADDGVVVESVNLGVREDVLHGCQVFCSLRKAFEYISSARSSGRLWPARLIIDSEIPVGAGLGSSAAVAVSASAAYACVAGLEVAPELVSRAAFESEKLVHGNPSGVDNTVSSYGGFLLYRRGETPMPLDFGGLGDVVVVVIDTGVKRSTARAVRLFTERLHRLGGLGRELLEVAEGIIDEALRALRRGDAAGLGLLMDVAHGLLNAMGVSHVELEKAVQAARASGALGAKLTGAGMGGSAIALVEREKAPRVSEKLRELGLRVYEAALGARGVSVEHG
- a CDS encoding NUDIX hydrolase, producing MLFRVTARCIILQDGLLLVQLSKKGDFYRLPGGRVRPEETVLQGLQRELMEELGIPKIGDARLAFIVESFYRRRSGIVHELGFYFLCKSPIGPNVKPREDHLKLRWIKPEELNAKNFKPSALASYLRKLDGARELQPRYIINVDVGQV